Within Telopea speciosissima isolate NSW1024214 ecotype Mountain lineage chromosome 8, Tspe_v1, whole genome shotgun sequence, the genomic segment TAAGAATAGATCCAtgacccacccacccacccacccaccttCCTTCAAatgctttctttcttccttaacCTTTTTCATTACATTGGATGCCCTGTTGCAGAGAGAAAGCTGCTGTAAATGATTTACCAAAGCAATCTTTCAtggaaacaacaaaaaacaaaaaacaaaaacagtttTTTTACCAAATCATCCACAACCAATTGACCAACcaacaaaaaatttcaaaattaacaTTGATGGGATGGAATAAATATCAATCTCGGGTCTATTCTGTTGAtgagagaatgaaaatagatTCCCAAGACACACTAaacatttgggttttttttttttttttctgatcaTATGTGCATGTTTGGCTATAGTGAAAACCCACAAGAATTGATCTAGCTTTGATGAACAAAGGGATTATAGCTCAACCCAAATACAGAGACAGAGTAAATGACAGAGGGAGGTCAGTCATTGAAGAAGATGCAGAGGACCATGGTGGCATTGAAATTCCAAGGAATTCCGATCGAAACCAACACTGCTATCACTCTTAGTCTCTTCCAGGATTAGAAATTCAGGGAGAGGATCTggtggaggaagaggaggaaagtAATGGGTGTGGTAGATGGCAAGACGAGCTCTAGCAATGGCGAGGTCATGTTGTAGCTGAAGCATTCTGTTTTGTAAGATAGCAATGGCACCAATACAACCATAGACAGGGTCTCTAAGCCTCAGCTCTGCTTCATATGCTAAAGAATTCACGGTGTCAGCGCGCTGCTGCTCCGGCACTTCTGCGAGGATTTTGCTAACGTTGCTGGCCCCAAACACTTTATGGACCTTCGCAAATTTACGTGATTCGTCGGCCCTGAAATAGGGAGCGAAGATACAATTGGGATTGCATTTCCTTTTTAGGAACTTGCAGGCTGCACATGAAGAGGTTGATCTCAACTCACCCTTCATATGTTCGATCTCCTCCTGTCTTTTTCTTCAGTACCTCTTACCAGTCACCACTCACACTCACTACTCACCACTCACCGTTCAACTTTCTATCATATATTTGTACAACGAACTCCActtgtacttttttattttatcttctccTCTTAGTTTAAGtggttaaatattaaaaagaataaatttAATTTACATCTGGCCtattagctcagttggttaaaACGTCGTGTTAATAACACGAAGGTCGCAGGTTCGAAACCTGTATGGGCCATTAattattttaggtttttttttccaatcaaGCTAACGGTgttggttcgtaatctcggtaGCTACTTTTGATTTTCACATATTTACCGATACAAAATGAGATACATTGATATAACTATTATGAACCATGATTGTTATAGACTCTTTCTATAATTGGGCTAAGTCCGATGCTAGATCTTTTATTAATCAATGAGTTTGATATCAAGTTTTAATTGGTCGTAGCATTTGACACTCATTTTGTTGGAAGGGTAAACCTTAAGGTCCCTTGTTCATATATCAAGTTTGAGTCTAACCAGAGCTAACAAGAactaaaataaaacattaaataaTACAAAACTACGTAGAGATTACATATTAATATTTGGACTAGGATGCATCCCAATATATGAGAGGCTATATAACTggatttgaattttatttgacatgtgactaatccaactcaaaaaaaaaaaataatacccAGTGGACAAGTCTcccccgccactgcagggtctggtgAGTGTaataatgtatgcagtcttactCCTACTTTtacagagagactgtttccagactcaaaccaaTGACCATTTGGTGACAATGGAACAATTTTACCGTAACTAATCCAAACTATTTCCTAGATATCAAATGATCCTCCTCCATGTGGTAGAACCAAGTGGACCCTCCAGGACAACCTTCCATACTGCACAAACCAAAAATTacagattttgatttttttttttttttttaattagttaaataaaaaaaaaacccaaaagggcaataaatatgaaaatggaagaaaaaggagaaagaaagaaagaaagaaagaaagcaaaatgATAATCTTAGGTTTTAGACAAGAGGTGGTGGAAGAATCTAAAGAATCCAAAGTAGAACCCACTTGAGAAGGAATAAGTGGTTGGGAGGTGAAGGATCAATGGGTGGTGTCTTTTTCAAATAGCATTGCAAAAAAGATAAGAGGTAAGGAAGAAGCAGACATGATTACAATGCCCTCAGTACTGCTGCCTCACCTCACATATAACACTTCCTTCCCCTTAAACAGAGAGATGGCTCCTCCTCTTGCTTTTTTGGTGACCTCACATTACACTTCCATTAAACAGAGATGGCTCTTGTTGCTTTCGGTGAATGTGTTAATGTGTAGTAGCCAATGGAATGTGCCCTAAACTGTAGCAGTAGTGTAACTTGACTTACGGTGGAACAGTACCAACTTTGGCGTTTCTGGTCTGTAGCCAATccatcccttcttctttcttctgtaCAGTTATAGCTTTATTTGTTGAGACAACTGTGGCAGAGGTTTCCAAACCACCATTTATTAATTTGTTGGCCAAAGTTGATTGGAATGGGCCGTCCACATGTGCTTATCAAGGTGGCTCATAAGCGACCAGTAGCAGATGGATAGAATCACCCAGATCGGATTGGGCGATTTCGATTTTGAGACGATCCCATATCGGTGGATCAGTATGGACCAAGTGTTAAGGACTTGgttagcttttgaggatgagttctaccgGTGGACTTGGGTAgatttcatcctcaaaagctagtcattaaggagaaggtgcctaagtacctattaacccatTCAAATCTccattcatatccgatgtggaACTATTTTTCCGTTTACTGTATGAAATCCCAACaccaaagataaaaaaatttacaaaaaaaaaaaaaaaaaacatttttaaacGAAAACTAGCAGTAAATATCTCCAATCTAGATCAATACAGGGTGATCTAGATCAGTATCGGCCAAGACCAATCCCATATTTGATATTGATTCCTAAAACACTGGATAGGATGACATGGTATTTCTGACGATTGGATAGATAGTTCTACGAttagattagccacatgtcaaatttcaaaacttaattcaatcaaataccttttTCTTATGTATTGACATGCATCCGTGTATTTTTGAGTTGTCCGTGTATGTTAATGTATCCTCTTgtagtcttttgttttttgttttttcaactTGTTGAGCTCTGTTTGCACTGaaactcaaataaaaattaGGAAATAAAAGTCTACCTGtttacaattttattttattttaatgaaaaagaGAATATATTAACAAAGACTAAAACTGTACGTCATCGACCAGGAAATAGTTACGTCTATGGTTAGAAATAGCCTTAGAAGCTAaactaaataacaaaaaaattacagatttATCCACAATCCCATCCCAAGTAGTTAAGTCCTATACAAAAGTATTTATGTGATAACATAAAGGTAGAATATGCCACGGCCAAGCCCCTTAATCTGGTTTAGGGATAAAATCAAGCACAACCTTAGTAGAAACTTGAATTTTCTTGAAACTGATCTGCATTGATGCTGCTTGCTCCACTCCCTTGAGAATAGCTGTCAGCTCCGGCTCCAAAACATGGTGCGTTGCCATATAATCTACGGCACccaaaattatatatattaccCTATTGAAGGATAAAAAAACACCCAAGCAAAAGAGTCTACGGCTTGGTCAAATATTCCTGCACACAACAATATAGGATCATTAGAAAAAGGAAGAATAAGGCCCCTAATAGGAGGATTAATATGATTCCCCGTAGTCGAAGAAAGATCTTGATCTGTATTACAGGGATATAacttaagattaaaaaaatccgCCTATTAATCAATTCCATCGTTTTTACTGGAGCAATGTTATTTTTGCCAAATAGATTTGCCTGTTTACAAAATTTGAGTCTCATTAAATCAACTACATAGTAGAAACGTGGGTTGAGAAGTATTTTTATCTACTCCATTTATTGCCCGCTCCATTTCCCAGGTTCCTCTAATgagggggggtggaccccacccaggcagtgtATTTGGGtagaggtagggtggtcatttccgcccccctctattagaggaacttggggaaatggacctgccCAGGAAATGAAGCAAAGGTCATTGGCAAAATATGCACTAATACATGTACTATTAAATCTGGGTTCTAGCACAATTGACTTTTGGGGTTGTATTGTAACACTCCAAATGTGGGTTTGGTGCCCAACATGATCCAAACAACTTTGTGATGTCACCTACACTCCATGTCTTCGTGACTGATTGTGATGCAACCTAATTTTTATCAAAACAATCATATTATTTTTGTGGTTTCAATCAAAACACAAATATATATCTTGTGATTTTGAGTTGTATCAGGAAAGTTGATTGATTTCTGGAAGGGTATTAAGCTATAATGCagattttcctttttgttaatttaatcattacatcatcatgatttttgtctcattatgttttttcttttcttttcttttcttggcatccaaacatagccttagacTGTCACTACTTAAAGTCGTGCATGAGTCCTACATCATACGTTTGTCAGTAGAGATTTGATCCTTCCGATCTTAAAGATTCTGGAGCCTAAGATGTTTGCCCTTCGATTTGACCAAAAACCCACGGTGCATTTACTGATTTCAAGAACCAATTGAATGGCATTTGACCTAACCAATATGGTGCATTGGCGTTGTACAGGTCACTACGTTTCTCGGAACTCACAAGCCTTGAAGCGTCATTTATACATGCATATCTGCGTGATAAATCAAAGatgtgagataacctagaggggggtgaataggttatcactagtgaattttaaACCTTTTTCGATTTGTCTCCCAATTAAGTGTTTGAAACAAAATAGTAAACAGAAATAATGCGAAAATAGgaagacacaagatttatagtggctCGGCTAAAcctagcctacatccactcctctcaaccttaaGAGAATTTCACTGGTAACTTTCTTTCaatacagtaggtgggaagaacacatttacaatctttttcacaggataaaaGGATCCAACACACTAATCTAAGTATAGTCTAGATTAATGTAAAAATGCTTtcttaactcaaaagcataaactattgaaagataaaaggtaaggattacctaggcaaggaatgTGTCATGTATTCCTTGCAAGTGAAGAATGATATGTATATAAATGCTCTATGTAATGCCTTCAACATAATAAAGCTTGAAATATGAGTTTGGAGTAGGTCTTTGATGTGTTGAAGTTCTCTTGAATGACGCTTGTAAGAGATGGCTAAACTTCaacaaagagagcttgagaTTGATGCTTGAATATAGCTCTCACTAGATTTGAAACTCACACAAACGAGTCTTCAATGGCTAGTACTTAGGGGGTTTCAAGTGTTGTATTTAGAGCTAAGAAGATGCTCTATTTATACAAAAAGTTTGGGTTAAGTTTGAGTCACAACGGATTAAAAATGGCTAGTTTTTAGTCAAATCGATCGACCACTTTGTGTGCTGATCGACCTCTTTAAGAGAGCCGTTGGAATCAAATTGCACCAACCGGTCGATCGCAGGTCGATCGGTTGGTGTTGGGAGACCGGTTCTCCAACTGGTACGTCCCACTTCAGCCTCTCTGACTGGCGGTTGATCTGTGTAAGGACCAATCGGTCGACCGATTCTGAAACCAGTTCACAGACAGGGTGTTTTCAGTGATTTTTCTCAGTGGGTACTTACACATATTAAACCTTATTAATACTATGACAATTATGGTATATAATCTAGTCTCCTAAGGTTTCTAAAATGCATGATGTATGCAATGCAATTTTCATTTAACATTATCATGCAGTACATTGTGTGTAAGTGGTGTGTGTCTACAGGGTTGAGTCTTCGATCTTGAGTTTCATATTGACATCTTCAAAGatattcttcaatcttcaaaagatcttgatTAGATCTTCTTATTGAAGAAGCTTCGTATGGCTTTACAACATCCTTGATCATCCAAGttctttgattctttggttCTGAACTTCTTGGCTTCTTGACTTCTTGGCTTGATGTCCATTTTCAAACGGatttgtttgttatcatcaaaatcaatgaTTGGGGAGGGAAGTAATTACCCAacaatctctcccttttttatgatgacaaaccTTATGATTTAACAATAAAGCAATGGtatatatttttgaaaatttcaagaCAAGAATACATCATCATAAGCATTAAGTATGTAAAATAAgcaagaatcaataaattgccatCGATTTTTAAATCATCtactttttcccccttttgtcaatAGCAAAAAGGTAAGGGATGAAAAGAGCAACAATAAGCTCCCCCTGCAGAAAATATTAGTAGCTAAGTATGAGCATACGTAAGTAAGCTCCCCCTACAAGTATGCATTAAGGAAATAATAAAGCATGTTTACCAATATTTAAACCATAAGCATATAGAGTCAACCCAAAAGTAGGAGTGCAGGAATAAAAGTAGTGCATAGTCTAAGCTATTACAACCCAAAAGTTCCAAAGTTAACTTGTCAGAAAATTTAAGTTTTAAAGATTGAAGGTAAAAGGAGACTAAGCATCAAGAGCAGTAGGAATGTTGAAGTGTTGAGTGATTCGGCCAAGTTAAAGTATCATGGAGTTCATCTTGTCATCCATTGAGTCAAGCCGTTCAGTAGTTGTCTTCATGTAGTCCAGCATCATCTGGTGATCAGGAGCAGAGGATCCTTCTGAAGGGTTGTAGTCCTCATCATCACTCTCATCATAACCTTCTTCTTCAGTGCCAAATGCATTGGATTTTCTTCTGCGAGTCTCAGGAACAGGAACAACAGGAGGAACAATGGACaagttcatcttcttgatggttgTAGCATCAATGTCACATGGCTTATCTTCAGGAATCTCATTAGAACAGTCAATTTGGAAGTGATAGAAAATAGTAATAAGAGTCCTACCATAAGGAAGACTGTCTTGGGAAACTCTTTTGGAAGCAGTCTCCATGACCCTCATCATGAGATATGGAAGGCTAATTTGGTTTCCAGTAATCAAACACCAGGCAAGGTATGCCTCAAATGGTTTCACTGCATTcctatggcctcctttgggtaGAAGATTGTAGGAGTTGATGAGACACATCACCCTAGGAATATCTTGAAGTTGGACAGCCTTGACCTTTTGGGagtttccattataattttgcATGATTTTGCCATAGACTTCAGCTTCATTCATGAAATCATCATAATTCTGTTTGGTCTTGAGATACTTGAACTCACCATAAGCCCTAATATTCAAAATATCTTCCAAATCTTCCATATTGAAAGAGATGGGAATGCCATTGACTAGAGATTTGATTCTCAAGTCTCCATCTTGGCCTTCAACTTCCAAGTTGCAATAAAAATACTTTACCAAAGCAGGATAATAGAAATTATTATGGTAAAGTGCAGAATCCCATCCAAGAAAAGTGTAGTATTCTGAGATATTATCAGTTTGGAGTTCTCCAGTCCTCACATGGCGTTCTTGGATCACTTTCCTTTCCAAATACTTGGGCCAAAACAGAGAGGCTtcaagagatgagaagagagactcattgTAAGCCCTAGTATTCCCTTTGTTTGCTGTAGTCTTTCTCTTCTTACTTGGAGCACCATCCTTTGGAGccattgatggagaaaaagaggcTTTTGAAGGAAGAGGATGAGATTGAAGTGAAATGGGGCAAAGAATCAAAGGGTTTTATAGAGGTGTCAATATGTTGAAGGATAATTTTGCCCTTTTGAGCAGTGTCACGAAGGAAATGGTGACGAATGTCGATGTGCTTAGCTCGGGAATGAAGAATTGGATTTTTGCTGAGATTTATAGCACTTGTGCTATCACACATGATTTTTGAGGTTTCAAAAGAAATACCATAATCAGTGAGAGTTTGGCGCATCCAGAGAATTTGAGCACAACACCTACCTGCTGCACTATATTCAACTTTAGTAGTAGAAAGTGCGACGCAGTTCTGTTTCTTACTGAACCATGAAACAAGACATGATCCAAGGAAGTGGCAAGTTCCACTTgtgctcttgcgatcaagatgacaaccagcaaaatcagcgtcagaaaagctaagtaattcaaaattattGTTCATAggataccataatcctacattaacagtgtttttcaaatatttgaatATTCTTTTGACTGCACTAGCATGAGATTACATAGGGTTAGCTTGAAATctagcacatgcacaaacactaAGCATAATGTCAGGTTTGCTTGCAGTTAAGTAGAGCAAACTGTCAATCATACCTTGATATCGAGTGGGATCAAAAGGAGttccattctcatcttttgaTAAACTTATAGAAGTACTCATAGGAGTGCAAGAAGCTTTATGAGTATTTatatcaaatttcttcaataattCCTTAATATATTTAAACTGATTAATGAAaattctattttcagtttgtttgatctgaagtcctaaaaagaaattcaattcacccattaaactcatttcaaatttctttttcatacAATTACTAAATTCAATGCATAGAGATTCATCAGTAGCCCCAAAAatgatgtcatcgacatagattTGAACAATGATTAAATGTGATCCTTTGTGTTTAACAAACAAAGTTGTGTCTACTTTACCAATAATATAATCACGCTCAATAAGAAATTTCCTTAATCTATCATACCAGGCTCTAGGTGCTTGTTTAAATCCATATAAAGTCTTCTTGAGTTTATAAACATGATTAGACAAAGTAGGGTTTTCAAATCCAGGAGATTGTGAAACAAAAACTTCTTCAGTTATAAAaccattcaagaatgcactttttacatccatttgataaagtttgaagctcttatgacaagcaaatgctAACAACATTCTTATAACTTCTAATCTAGTTACAGAAGCATaagtctcatcaaaatcaattcctTCCTGCTGATTATAGCCTTGAGAGACTAGTCTTGTCTTGTTTCTCACAACAGTTCTATTttcatcaaatttatttttgaaaatccatcTTGTTCCAATGATGGatttatttttaggttttgaaacaagttcccaaacatcattttttTCGAATTGATGTAATTCCTCTTGCATAGCCAGAATCCAATCATTATCTAGCAGTGCTTCCTTTATGTTCTTAGGTTCAATCATAGACAAGAAAGCAGCAAAGTCACAAGTATTTTGgattttagatctagtttgaaTACCTTTCTCAATATTCTCAATTATTTGGTCCAAGGGGTGATGCCTTACAGGTCTTATGTCTTTAGGAAGTCCAGTTGACTCTTCCAAAGAGGTATCTTTGATGGAATCATCTAGAGAGATGGTCTCAACTCTCTTTTTAATCTTGGATAAtgtatcctcatcatcatcaaacaATGGTTTATATTTGTCTTTGGAAAgtgaaacatcaaatttgacattcatGGATTCTTCCACAATTAAGGTCTTTTTATTAAATACTCTATAGGCTTTGCTGTTGCCAGAGTATCTAAGAAAAATACCTTCATTAGATTTTTCTTCACATTTTCCTTTGGGATCTTTGGTATTCAAGACAAAGCATTTACATCCAAAAATTTGAAAGTAGTCAACCttgggtttcttttcaaaatacaaTTCATATGGAGTTTTAGACAAAATCCTTCGGATTAAAACACGATTCAAAACATAGTAAGCAGTGTTTAccgcttcagcccaaaaatattttggtaaAGAATATTCACTAAGCATGGTCCGggcagtctcttgaagagatctatttttcctttcaacaaccccattagATTGAGGAGTTCTAGGAGCTGAGATGTTGTGTGTgataccttcatcatcacagaattttttaaattggtttgagttgtcaaactcaccaccatgatcacttcttataGTGGTGACCAAAtatcccttttgattttgtatctTCTTGCATAATGTTGCAAATTCATTGAAAGCATCATTTTTGTGTCTAAGAAACAAGGTCCAAGTatatctagaatagtcatcaacaatcACAAATGTATATACTTTACCACTCAAGCTTGGAGTAGGAATAAAATCAAACAAGTCTAAATGAAGTAATTCAAGTGGTCTATTTGTAGATACAATATTCTTAGATTTATGAGAAACTCTTGCTTGTTTGCCTTTTTaacaagcatcacaaaaataGTTTTTGTCAAATTTGAGTTTAGGCAACTTTCTAACAAGATCTTTTGATGCAATGGATTCTATCAACTTCACATTTATATGACCAAGCTTTCTATGCCAAATATTTAATTCTTCATGCGAAATCAAGCATGTAACACTAGGACTAGCTTCATCAATAATAcaagtatatatattgttatttctAGTTCCTTTTAATATGATTTCATCATTAGCAGAAGCATTAAAGTTTATTTTAAATCCGGTACTACAAAGTTGACTTATATTAAGTAAATTGTAAGCAAGTTTGTTTATCAAACAAACATTTGAAATAGTAGTACCTCCAATATTTATGTTTTCGATTCCaataatttttcctttgccATTATCTCCAAAAGTTACCCATCCATCATCatattttcttagttttgtAAAAAACTTTTCATTTGATGTCATATACTTGGAGCATCCACCATCAATGTACCATTCAATCTTatctttgctcttcaagcatacctacaaaataaGATTCAAATATACATTGGCTCCCACATTCTTATGGGTCCATTGTGTTTAGGATCAAGGGTTCCTCTGGGCACCCATACTCTCTTAGTAGAGTAGTTCATGGAATAAAGGTTCCTTAGGGATTGTCCATAGCTACTTGAGGATGATCTGGATTGTGTTGtaaatttttgagtttttgatttttgatatCTAGAATAGATATTCAAGGGAGATGGTGTCCTCTTTTGGCTATCAAAAGACTTTTGagatctccttcttctttgagGAATATATGATTTATAATATCTTGGGTAGTAAGGCTTGTATGACCTATGGTTTGGGTGAGGTCTATAGTTTCTTTCCATAAAATATGGAGCTTGTGGTCTATAGTATTGCCTTTGTGGCTCTTGGGGAACAAATTCCCTTTGTGACCTATACCTTTTGTGATAAGTATATTGGAAGgcatgatttttttgttttccatgattttgttttcttctttagttTCTAGAAGAGGGTACTTGAGAATTTGAAGTTTGATCTTGGCTTACTTCTTTTGGATGTACCATCTTACTCTTTCCTTTGGCTTATTGTGGGATTCTcccatcatagcctagaccttccTTATCAAGAGAGATCTTTTATGGTGTACCAAGAAGAGCATCTAAGGACTTTTGTCCTTTAGTAAAGGTGAGCAAGGCCGACttcaattttccttttattcttcaAGCTTAACAATATAATCATGTAGCCTATCTACCTTATTGTGAAGATTAATAACTTCTTTTTCTAATGTAGAGTTGGAAGCCTCAAGCTTTTGGcttgcctcatagagagcttcaaagtcTCTTTCtatatcatcttcatctatatcatttgtatcaatatcatcaattGAATTACTATTTGAACTAAAAAAGTCAGAATTTACATCtaattcattttctctttcatgaGCCATTAGTGCTAGGTTTGTGGTTTCTTCTTCGGattgatcttcttcttgttcttcatccGAATCTCATGATATTTCAGTGGCATAggctttcttcttatcttgaCCCTTTGGACACTTAGTTTTGAAGTGACCAGGCTTTCTGCATTCATAACAAACTATATCTTTTCTGTTAAAAAAAGAAGGTTTATCCTTAAAGATGTATTTACCTTTGTTCTCTCTTGATGTCTGTCCTTTGTTGAAGaactttcttcctttccttatGAGGAATTCTAGAAAGTTCTTGGTGATTAGAGACATCTCTTTTTCTAATATACTTAGATTTTCATCTTCATCGCTTTCATCATCAGAAGAGTTTGCAGCTTTAAGTGCAATAGTCTTTTTCCTTGGCTCTTTCGTCTCTGTCCACTTGCCATCTTCATTTGACTCAACTTCATGAGTTATGAGAGATCCCATAAGctcatccatactgaccatgtttagatttttttattcttttattgcCGTAACCTTTGGTCTCCATTTGGGAGGAAGTGACCTGAGAATCTTTCACACATTTTCAAACTTCATGTAGGTCTTccctaagcccttcaacttgtttaTGATGTAAGTAAATCTCAAAAACATATCAGCAATAGTTTCATTTTTTAACATCTTGAATAATTCATATTCAGTGACAAgcttatcaattttttattcttttacttgtgtTGTTCCTTCATATGAAACAACAAGAGTATCCCAAATTTCTTTAGCAGACTCACACATAGCTATtttatcaaattcaaattcGCTTAATGCATATTACAAAAAGGTAATAGCTTTAAAGTTGTGTTGAAATTTATCCTTTTCAACTGGAGATAATTTGTCAATGGTTTTGGGTACATTCTCATCACCAGCCTTCTTGGTGAAAGTATATGATCAATTTTCAATGACATGTCAGATATCTAAGTTGTGTGCACATGTGAAGCTCTTAAATTTAATTCTCCAATATGCAAAATTATCACCATTAAACAGTGGAGGTCTGGAGACATTTAGTCCCTCGAGTGCGTTGTGGTGTGATGCCATGGATCTTTAGTCTCTGTGtattgagctcccgctctgataccaattaggagataacctagagggggtgaataggttatcactagtgaattttaaaaatttttcgATTTGTCTCCCAATTAAGTGTTTGAAACAAAATAGTAAACAGAAATAATGCAGAACTAGgaagacacaagatttatagtggttcggctaaacctagcctacatccactcctcttaaccttgagagaattccactagtaacTTTCTTTCAGtgcagtaggtgggaagaacacatttacaatctttttcacaagataagagaatcctaactctttttcacaGGAGAAGAGGATCCAAcacactaatctaagtacagtctagattaatgtaaaaatgctttcttaactcaaaagcataaactattgaaagataaaaggtaaggattacctaggcaaggaatgTGTCATGTATTCCTTGCAAGTGAAGAATGATATGTATATGAATGCTCTATGTAATACCTTCAACATAATAAAGCTTGAAATATGAATTTGGAGAAGGTCTTTGATGTGTTGAAGTTCTCTTGAATGAGGCTTGTAAGAGATGACTAAACTTTTAACAAAGAGAACTTGAGATTGATGCTTGAATATAGCTCTCACTAGATTTGAAACTCACACAAACGAGTCTTCAGTGGCTAGTACTTGGAGGGTTTCAAGTGTTGTATTTAAATCTAAGAAGATGCCCTATTCATACAAAAAGTTTAGGTTAAGTTTGAGTCACAACGGATTAAAAATGGCTAGTTTTTAGTCAAATCGGTCGACCACTTTGTG encodes:
- the LOC122671945 gene encoding LOB domain-containing protein 21-like, coding for MKGELRSTSSCAACKFLKRKCNPNCIFAPYFRADESRKFAKVHKVFGASNVSKILAEVPEQQRADTVNSLAYEAELRLRDPVYGCIGAIAILQNRMLQLQHDLAIARARLAIYHTHYFPPLPPPDPLPEFLILEETKSDSSVGFDRNSLEFQCHHGPLHLLQ